A single genomic interval of Zingiber officinale cultivar Zhangliang chromosome 4A, Zo_v1.1, whole genome shotgun sequence harbors:
- the LOC121972112 gene encoding 5'-3' exonuclease-like isoform X1 translates to MAPLVANSSVVHPQQLCLPPRLRRWRFSLPSARCTNSGEPLLPGVADPLGNSTERSKGKGRVFFLDVNPLCFDGSQPSLRSFARWVDLFFSRVSLRDPVIAVLDGEEGNEYRKRLLPSYKAHRSKYLRRSRIFGNARQDFLSTTEPQIVDVLLKCNVPVIKVHGYEADDVIATLTDQVLQKGLRVVIGSPDKDFKQLISEEVQIVMPLPDIGRWSFYTIKHYIDQYKCDPSSDLSLRCFMGDDVDGVPGIQHLVPGFGRNTAIKLLKKHGSLEDLLSAAAVRTVGKHYAQDALIKHADYLRTNYKVLSLRRDASIQIDVDWLSERSTFNDSVALSDFLRKLGERHERQKLYKR, encoded by the exons ATGGCGCCTCTGGTGGCGAACTCTTCGGTCGTTCATCCCCAGCAGCTCTGCCTCCCTCCCCGCCTTCGCCGGTGGAGATTCTCGCTCCCCTCCGCCCGCTGCACCAACTCCGGTGAACCATTACTGCCAGGCGTTGCGGACCCGTTGGGGAATTCCACCGAGCGTTCCAAGGGCAAAGGCAGGGTCTTTTTCTTGGACGTTAATCCCCTGTGCTTTGATGGATCCCAGCCCAGTCTTCGTTCCTTCGCTCGATGGGTCGACCTCTTCTTCTCCCGAGTGAGCCTACGTGATCCTGTTATTGCT GTTCTGGACGGTGAAGAAGGGAACGAGTATAGAAAGCGCTTGTTGCCTTCGTATAAAGCACACAGGAGCAAATACCTGAGGAGGTCGAGGATTTTTGGGAATGCCCGTCAGGATTTCCTTAGCACAACGGAGCCACAAATAGTGGATGTTCTCCTGAAGTGCAATGTGCCA GTAATTAAAGTTCATGGATATGAGGCCGATGATGTAATAGCTACATTAACGGATCAAGTTTTACAAAAAGGACTGCGAGTTGTTATTGGCTCTCCTGATAAAGATTTCAAGCAGCTGATATCTGAGGAGGTTCAAATTGTCATGCCCTTACCTGATATTGGTCGATGGTCATTCTACACAATCAAACATTACATTGATCAATATAAGTGTGATCCAAGTTCAGATTTGAGCCTTC GGTGTTTCATGGGGGATGATGTTGATGGTGTACCTGGGATTCAGCATTTAGTTCCTGGATTTGGCCGAAATACAGCAATCAAACTTCTGAAAAAACATGGCTCTTTAGAAGATTTACTTAGCGCAGCTGCAGTAAGAACAGTTGGCAAGCACTATGCACAAGATGCTCTCATTAAGCATGCTGATTACCTGAGAACAAATTACAAGGTTCTCAGCCTGAGAAG GGATGCTAGTATTCAGATTGACGTTGATTGGTTATCAGAAAGAAGCACATTCAACGATTCAGTGGCATTGTCAGATTTCCTCAGAAAGTTGGGGGAAAGACATGAAAGACAGAAGCTATATAAGAG ATGA
- the LOC121972112 gene encoding 5'-3' exonuclease-like isoform X2 — MAPLVANSSVVHPQQLCLPPRLRRWRFSLPSARCTNSGEPLLPGVADPLGNSTERSKGKGRVFFLDVNPLCFDGSQPSLRSFARWVDLFFSRVLDGEEGNEYRKRLLPSYKAHRSKYLRRSRIFGNARQDFLSTTEPQIVDVLLKCNVPVIKVHGYEADDVIATLTDQVLQKGLRVVIGSPDKDFKQLISEEVQIVMPLPDIGRWSFYTIKHYIDQYKCDPSSDLSLRCFMGDDVDGVPGIQHLVPGFGRNTAIKLLKKHGSLEDLLSAAAVRTVGKHYAQDALIKHADYLRTNYKVLSLRRDASIQIDVDWLSERSTFNDSVALSDFLRKLGERHERQKLYKR; from the exons ATGGCGCCTCTGGTGGCGAACTCTTCGGTCGTTCATCCCCAGCAGCTCTGCCTCCCTCCCCGCCTTCGCCGGTGGAGATTCTCGCTCCCCTCCGCCCGCTGCACCAACTCCGGTGAACCATTACTGCCAGGCGTTGCGGACCCGTTGGGGAATTCCACCGAGCGTTCCAAGGGCAAAGGCAGGGTCTTTTTCTTGGACGTTAATCCCCTGTGCTTTGATGGATCCCAGCCCAGTCTTCGTTCCTTCGCTCGATGGGTCGACCTCTTCTTCTCCCGA GTTCTGGACGGTGAAGAAGGGAACGAGTATAGAAAGCGCTTGTTGCCTTCGTATAAAGCACACAGGAGCAAATACCTGAGGAGGTCGAGGATTTTTGGGAATGCCCGTCAGGATTTCCTTAGCACAACGGAGCCACAAATAGTGGATGTTCTCCTGAAGTGCAATGTGCCA GTAATTAAAGTTCATGGATATGAGGCCGATGATGTAATAGCTACATTAACGGATCAAGTTTTACAAAAAGGACTGCGAGTTGTTATTGGCTCTCCTGATAAAGATTTCAAGCAGCTGATATCTGAGGAGGTTCAAATTGTCATGCCCTTACCTGATATTGGTCGATGGTCATTCTACACAATCAAACATTACATTGATCAATATAAGTGTGATCCAAGTTCAGATTTGAGCCTTC GGTGTTTCATGGGGGATGATGTTGATGGTGTACCTGGGATTCAGCATTTAGTTCCTGGATTTGGCCGAAATACAGCAATCAAACTTCTGAAAAAACATGGCTCTTTAGAAGATTTACTTAGCGCAGCTGCAGTAAGAACAGTTGGCAAGCACTATGCACAAGATGCTCTCATTAAGCATGCTGATTACCTGAGAACAAATTACAAGGTTCTCAGCCTGAGAAG GGATGCTAGTATTCAGATTGACGTTGATTGGTTATCAGAAAGAAGCACATTCAACGATTCAGTGGCATTGTCAGATTTCCTCAGAAAGTTGGGGGAAAGACATGAAAGACAGAAGCTATATAAGAG ATGA